The Megalops cyprinoides isolate fMegCyp1 chromosome 25, fMegCyp1.pri, whole genome shotgun sequence nucleotide sequence GTGCATATTCAGCCCTGCTGTGACCATAGGACCAGCCCTGCTGCAACTGCCAGTACAGCTGAAACATGTCCTGACAGCACTGTGCTCTTCCAAAAACCTGACCACCAGAATAACACTGAGACAGAGGCGTGAGACAGTGATataatggacacacacacacgcacacgcacacacacgaacacgcacacacacacacacacacacacacgcacacacacacacacacaaacacacacacacaaacacacacacacacaaacacacgcacacaaacacacgcacacaaacacacgcacacaaacacacacacacaaacacacgcacacaaacacacgcacacacggacacacacacacacacgcacacacaaacacacacacacacgcacacacaaacacacgcacaaacacgcacacacatggacacacacacacacacaaacatgcacacacacaaacacgcacacacgcacacaagcacatacccagacatggacacacacaaacacgcacacacgcacacaagcacatacccagacatggacacacacacgcgcgcgcatgcAGCACAGGACAGTGAGGTTCCTCCCAGAGAGCAGTGACAGTAAAGGACACAGAAGGTGACGCTGCCGGACCGGTCAGCGGTCCGAGCGTTGGCACACCGTTCTCGTCGCTGGCCTTCTTGTGGTCCTCAGGGTCCACGTGCACCAGCTGCAGGATGAGGGGGCGACGCGTGACGATGCCGGTTCCCCGCGGCAGTATGTCTCTCCCCACAAGGCTCTCCAGCACCGAGCTCTTCCCACTGCTCTGGGAACAGACAGCACCACTCATCACAGAGCAGCCCAAATCGCCCAATCTGGCAACCTTCATCCTCTGCACTTTCAGGCAAAGAAAGGGGAAATTGCCTTTGACTAActacacacatcaacacatcatCTAATTCAGTACTGCAATGCAACAGTGCGGTTAGCGGTCACACCCTgtacacagagggaaaaaaggtaTTTCATCCTATAATAGGCATAATGCATTCTAATGGGCAATTATTGGGAAATAATGGTTCATTTGGCTAACATGCCttactgaatatttcatctGGAAAAAAGTTTTGAACAGAATCATTCTCTCATCCTTATAAACAGTGTCTGTTGCGACATGATCTTAATCGCATTCAAGGGCTTCATTGTTAGAGAGAGATCACTTGATCACTCCACAGCTGCAGAATATTTCATCCCAAACTCAtgcagtatatttaaatatgattattCCCCTGAGACAGAACAAATCAAAGGGCTTAGAGGGATTTCCATTCTTTCCAAAATTACTTCAGTGCAAGTAAGCAGAATAATTTGAGTTGCACTGAGGGTGTTTATCTGCCAATGGGACAACACTGACATATGGGACAACCCTGACAGAGACGGAGAAGGGCAAACAGAGACATCCACAGGTTCTCCTTATGTTGCCATGGTGCTATCAAAGTATCCTGGCAGACGCTGTGAGACATCCACATCTCCTTAAAGAGCAGTCAAAGTTTACACTGAGGAACAGGACTTTATATCTACAACATCTGAGCAGGCTCTGAGGGAAACAGAGACTGTCACCAATATTCAAACAACAGTAACAAGTGCCAAGTGTCTCTGTCTGGTGTTGGTGTATATTTCCATCAGCTTCTAAGGAGCATGATAGAGTCTGTGGACAGTCATTATTCTCCTCAACTGTATCCTCTACCAATAATCTGTGTAAATCCAATGGATGTGCTGAAATGCGAATATGAGAATGCCACAAAACCTTCCACATAGGTGCTGGTATTTCTGAGATTGTCTTCAGGATTTCCCATCAACACCGATGGAAAATATTCTTTCTGGCCCAAATATTATTTCTGGCCCAAAGTTTCTTGGGCAGAAAACTGTGAACAGCGTGACACAAAAATGGATTCCAGCTTCGTATCACACAGTGCATGACACTCAAAACCtccacattaaacacacaaaatgtaaaaaaaaaaaaaaaaaaaaaaagatataacGACAGTAGTGCTGTTGACAGTTACATGCGCTTTGATTTCGCGGGGCCATGAATAAATGCCAGGCCAGCTCTGGCGTGTCGCAAACTGTGCCGCAGACCACATGCCAGAATATGGCACAAATACCAAGAGAGCATGGGGCCAAGGACAGTACCCCCTAACTTTAATTTCCTGGATTCATACAGTAACGACGGTGCGCTGTACGCAACAATATACCATGCGCCGCCAATTCCAAGCCATGTAGGTAAACGCAGCTCCATAACCCAGTCTTCTGCTACTAACCGTCAGCTGTCATAGAAATGGCAGCTAGTTAGCCAAGTGGTTGCATGCTCTAATCTGAGAATCGTGGTGTCCTTGCAGCATGGTCGCTAGTTATAGACCAGTTGACTTAGTCGCTACCCTGGAAATAGGACCTGTCAGACTGAATTATTCCCATAGTGCAAGCACATATCGAGCCGTGGTTTGCTAACTGGCGAGCTTCTTTACATCTCCCTTTCGCTTTAATTTTATCTTAACGTTGGCGAACAGCTGGATAAGGACGACAAGGTGACTCACGCTATAACTAGCCCGCAAACTACCAAGCTATTTAACATGACCGCTAGCTAGCAAAACAGATGCAGGATAACGTCTTTTGCGGATCAAATCCAAgatagctaactaactagcaaGTTAGATCCTCTTCCGCCTAATGTTCGTTTGGATGTAATTATAAAGCAACATCGAAGCAGACAATGTATTGACTGCAACAATAACATTAGTTATTATACAGAAGACAGCTGGCTATGGATATAGTTTATGAACAGCAAATGTACATTTAGCAAGCTAAACAGCCAGCTAGTTCCATTAATAAAAGGAAGATGCCCTTTTACCTGTGTTCCAACTACGGCAATCTGTGGCAGTTGGATAATATCAGCCCCCACTGTATTGAAGACGTCCTGAAGCTTGTTTATAACGGGGATGAGAGCCTCCATGGTTCAGCAAAATTGGCACCTGCCAAAATTAATGGACCAGACAGCTAACCACCCTGTGAATTACTGACACAAAGTCATCCAGCGTTCCTCGTAAAGGCACCATTAAACCTACCCGGCCCACAGGGTAACTGCGCACTACGATGCACCGAAGCAGCCTGGGTATTGCAGTCTCTAAAGCGGCAGTTGCTCGCCACAGAATTCCACGTTGCTTTAAATAGACTACATTTACAATCACTgacagcatgaaaatgaaaataactatATGTGGAGGTGACgtcaatcaaaatgtctttagcTTGCAGTGTATATTACAGACAAGGAAAGATTTGTTCAATGCTTTACAAAGCATGTGCTGTATCATCATATTTACAAAGCGCGCGCgctcacatagacacacacgcgcacacacactatatatatttaatgaagAGAAATCACCACTATTAACAATGAAACAGATATTTtctaaagaaaataaatgatgttgtgtaaagatgacacatttcttttccCCCCGTCATATTTCCCCATTTGGCAACCAGCAttagtcacattttatttaaaaatgttcccTTAAAAACTGTCACACAACATACAGACAATTTATTATATCAACATATATTTAACAAAGACACACGAAATGAGCCAGAAccttcttttattttcataaatgcacCATAAGCCATGACTCTCCATTCTGTTAAATTTACATAAATTCTACCTATAGGCTGAAAATAAGTGCAAGATGGTTCAGCTGTATGTGTACCACAGGTAAAAATGAGGCCAGCAAGTAAAAGAAGAAACAACATGTTGGTAAAGGAACAGGGAAGAGCTGGCTGGATATATTGCACATTGTGAcactacaagaaaaaaaaaacactctacaGAGATCGTATGAGGTAACACTTACTATGTTAAAGTAGAACAGAGATTTTATGGATTGTCTTTTGTACTGGTAACATTACAGGCAAAGGGGGTACATTTCCACAGGAAATCCTGGGAGACTTCTGGACTAAAAATTCAGCAAAgacatattttgttcttttcgCAACATTCATTCCAGTGGCAATTACCCGTTTCCACTGAAATGATGTGAAAACCACTTGCTCatttgcaaaaacacacacacggtttGGAAACAGCAACACGGTTAAGCGACACAATGAATAAAGGGTTACTGTTCCAATGAAAAGGACTCCTGTCTATTTGTCATCAGTGACACTTTATCAGACAGACTGAATTactgattttttcttttatgtaagGCAAAAGTAAGCAAGGCGCTAATATTATGTTGGAAAAACATACAGAAGGTGcaattcagcattttaaatccAAAGAGTTTTCCCAtatgcactgaaaaataatcaGCAATTAAGAAGGCTCCCTGACAATTACAATCAAGAATGAACAGCATCCTAACGGCACAAATTCAAACCTTGACAGGCACCAGCAATGAGAACAAGATGACCAAAGCCAAATTCAGAAGCTAGTATTCCACTTCATTTTGGCAAAACAAAGAAGCACATTAGAAACTCAATCAAAAAATGATTACCATCAGCTACTTTGATGCTATTACCTAGAATTTTAATCAGCGTCAAATGAATTACAACTAGGGAACTTAATGTATAATCAGTGCGTTCACACCACACTTGGACCGaaatttcaacaacaaaaacccaaaatgttctgcaaaacaaatgtcCATTTTTTGATTTCCTAAGACGTCAACGGACTTATAGGCATGGAAGATTCACAGAGAAAATATCTGAAAGACCCTCTACATTACATGCTCCATTTGGTGCTGTTCAGCACTGGAACCAATTGTTGAAAAAGGGTCTTCTAAATGAGGATAACCAAAAGACATTTAGTTATAAACAGACTGGTAACCTAGCAGCTGAACTGAAGAATTTAAATATGACTGAATTCCATTCATTGACATCCACATCACCTTCTAACAAGAACTATTTCTACCATATTGTGGAACCATGTTCCAATTAGAACAACTATTCACTTCAGGTTGTATTACAGGCATATATTTCCCTTTTTGGAAACAGCGCAAGGAGTCTATATAAAAACTGTTATCCTTGGTATTAAATTGTCTGGCACACCCAAACCATTCCGATATCACTCAATAAAAGCAACTGATTATaatcaaacacagagaaagacccTCACAGATGAGATCAAACCAACAGGCCTTGGCAATactcaaaaatataaataattttgaaaagatCTTGAGGTGATTCTATGCTAAAATAAACTTGGGTACGGTGTTGGGTAAGTTGTACCAAGCCCTTAGAATTTTTTCTGGCAGTGGCTATTGACCATTGCAGGCTGAGACTTTATCTCATGGATCCCAAGCTTTGCATGTGCTTGGTACATCCCACTAATGTGTATTGcttttttaagaaacataaTCCCTGTTAAGTAATAATTGTGAGGTAAACCACTAGTTATTTTGTGGAGAATGGCCTTAGGCAGCTTTCAATATTACTTAAACTTAACTTACTCTGCTTACTCACTTTCTCCTATTAATACAATTTTGGCACATAagacataaaacaatatttgaactcttttaaaataaattgaacaCTGAAGAATCAAAGCTTGTTTAATAAGATGGCAGCATCTCTGAAtcactttttatcatttttccccttttctgacagttgtacattaggctcattTCACTCATCTGCCTGCCTCTGAAGaactcagcctgcactcagaatGAGCACATTAGCCAACCACACCACTCGGGAGCGCCACTAAAACATTTTATCCCCAAGAAATAACAGACTTCACTCAAGTCACAgcaggaaattaaattaatatttttaaaacaaaaacaaacataaaacccTAAACCCCCGATAAGCCTGAACCCCCAGTAAcagccagggggcgctgtgtgtGTTGAGGTAGTCTCCCCTCAGGGGCCAGAGCAGTCGGTGTAAGTGGTGACCATGTTGCCCCTGCGCTGTGTGACAgtcctgcagtgctgtttggCGGAGTGCCGGAATGTGCTCTCAGTCCGCACCCTGTGGCCGTTGAAGCTGAACATCTTCTCCATGTTGTCGAACACGTCGTCGAAGATGGAGCCCCCGAAGGCGTCCTGGAAATGCCTTCTATGGCGGCTGTGGGCTTCCTGCTGGGGCCGGAAGTGGCTTTCGAAGTGCTTCTTCTGACGCGCGTGCTGGCCCTGGCCAAAAAGGTCAAAGTCTTTGAAAATGTCGTCAAAGTTGAAGTTGAAGGCCTGGTGGAAGTGCTGGCCCTGTCCTCCTCTCGTGCCCTCATTAGAGAAAGATGCATGTCCAAACTGATCATACTCTCGCCTCCTCTTCTCATCTGACAAGGTTTCATatgctggaagaaaaaaaaattatgatgcATTATTCAACTGACACAAAATGTATCTTACATCCCAAAGGCAGGCTAAGATCTATGTTAATATTAACTAATACAGCAATATCagaaaaaacaactgcaaatacTGCTAACACTAACTGAAAATTAATAGCTACAGATAAATCTCACAATGGTGTCCATAAAAGGGTATTTTAGACATGAATAACCAGTGTtgccagaggaaaaaaaacacattttaatgatttacaaGTACATGCACAAGGTGTTGACAGCTTATGAAATATACGGAAGTTAATTAGTACAGCACTCACCCTCCGCAATTTCCCTGAACTTTGCCTCGGCATCAGGGCTCTTGTTTCTGTCGGGGTGATACTTCATTGCCAGTTTATGAAAGGCCTTCTTAATTTGGCGGTCAGTGGCGTCTCTCGGCACACCCAGAATGTCATAGTAGTCTTTTCTGGCCAGTATCAGTTCTGTTATCATCAGAATGCACACTGCGAACGTTAAAGCTGACTGTGCAGTTGCCATGTTGCTGGTTATGCTGAAGAGgacgaaacaaaaaaaaatgcaaacattgcACCGTCagataaaaagcacattttaaatacacaaacttTTCCGggggttaaaaacaaaaaaaatattgacagATATGGATCACAGCATTTTGCCTCTATCAGCCACATACACAGAACAATCGACACAATATCCATCTTCAAAATATGGTAGAAATTgtaattcagattttaaaaggaAGCTGATTAATACAGAGTACAGCTGTGAATGTGAtatacagtgtgctgtgttcacGGGTGCATTGCATTTTGCCAAAAGCAGCCAATGCGACCAatgagcacaacacaagcaccaACAAATTTCAAAATCACTTACAAAATGATCATAATTGTTACGCACTTAACATACTGAGGACGTTGCTAAACTGGGTCTGACGAATGCAATGCGTAATACAAATTGCACCTTTGCTTCAAGTGGCTAACTGCTGCTCACACAACAGACTATTTAGCAAGTAGCTTTAGCAAGTGAATTTGGTAAACTGACAGATTAGCTACGTAGACTTTGAAAGCGCAAGCGTTGCAACTGTCAGTCGTTAAGTCAAAGTCAAGGGAAGTAGCTAAAGCATTTAACTGACAGACTAAACCATTAAATTAGCAACGAATTCAAACAATAGTGGGGTCGCCGACGGAAATTAGGTCGGTAACATGCGTTGACGTAAATAAAAACTTGTATAATTCTGACTCAAATACCTTACTATCCGGGCAGCTGCCACTTCAGGCATACCGATTACTGTACAGCGACAACATCGGTTAAAGTAGCAAACCCATGTTTGGTCGGAAACGTGTTACTGCAGCCATGCtatgaattatgaaaacaaaattagcCAACTTTAGGTCCGTTAACTATGTGTCAGAAagtagttagctaacgttataGCAAGCGGCTATAGCTAGCTGGATATCCAGCTAAGTAGCCAATACAGAGCTACCGACACATCTTTTCAATATATTATCCCCCAAGAGATATCGGGATGTAAAGATGTCGGTATATAGATATAAGAAATTGCATTAGAAAACTTTGAACTTACCTTTAAGTCACTCCAAAGACCACTAACTTAAGAGTGAGCTTGCAGCTGATGACAGCCACTTTTTCGCTACATTCCTGTGCGGAAACACCACGCTTCATAACTCCATtggcctctctctgcacacGTGGTCAAGCATGTGGAACTGTTGCACTTCGCAAACGTCACATCCAGGGTTGCCAGGTCTCTTTTACATAATTCTCCTGTTAGTAGGTCACTAGTCAGCAGTTTCGGGAGGTTTTCactattttttcccccatgacCCCACATCCACACCCAAGTAATCAGCTACCTTAATATTAGACATAAGGCAATAAGGTATTAAGACATATTTGGTGCTGTGAAAACGATTTAATTACTCATCTAATCAAACGTTGTTAATTACTTGGactaatcatttaattaatcaGTTTTCTGTATATGAAACACTTTAATCTTCAAAAATGCCAGctggtttattttaaatagcAATAATATGATTCCGTATAATATGATTCCGTATAAACGGATAGGTTTTCACTGAAtgtttgaataattttgttCTGGTTTTCCTGACCTTCAGctgttctcatttacatttacatttattcgtgTGACGggtgcttttatccaaagcggcttacaagtgaggcagagtaaaacataagaaaaaggccacataaggagtcaacaatattagaagcgctgcatgcCCAaatttcaatagttggccagacaaggtaggCTACAtgctagctggtagagataaaagtGTAGTgcatatacatattacattgcTAAAGTCAATATTATACGTTTAAAACTCAAAGAGTGGATTCACGTTTTAACAGACAAAATCGTCTCACGGAATGAGGGAAAAGATTGTGATTTTGTTTCcccattaaaaatgtgaattcatCCGTTATTGATCTAAAAATCCCCATTCAATACAACGACTCAGTAATCTGGCAACATTGTATTAGACGTCATCACCCGAAATTaggatgtaatgtaaagaaaatcGAATTTGAACAGTTGCAGGTGGTTCTCTGTTGACGGAAGTCATGGGCCGCGGCCACTGTTTAACACGCCTCCTTACTGTACAGTAAAACTATGGGGGGAAAAAGTGCGGGTATACAGGCAGTGCAGCGTTAGCTAAATTAGGGAACTATGGCCAAAAAATTGTGAGTGTGAATGAAGCTGTAGTTGGCAAGGCACGTCGCTATTCTGAATAAAAACGTTGCTATATAATCGTTTAATGTTACTTAGCTGTTAGTAGACCCCCGGTCCTTCTTCAAAGTCTGTTATTTTTAGCGGCTAACAGCCAGAGCATTGATATCATCGTTTTAGTTggctacaaataaatgtatcagTTTCCTCGGCACTGATTTGCACATAACTgagtttattttgttctttgttctccTTTGGAAGGTTTTGTTTGCGAGGTGAAGCGCGACTGAAGACATGACGCAGGAATAGTGGACCCCATGTCGACATCAGTACTTGTACAAGGACTCACTTGATATTCGCTGGGGTCTTAGACATCTAAAGTACCCGCTATAGTGTATCCACCCTCTCTCCTTATACGCTGATATAAAGCTATGAGTTATGGTCACCTCCTTCACTTCAAAGTGCTTTGAGGTCATTGAAAGGAGCTATGCCAAGGTgatctataataataataagaagaagaatataATAAACGTATATAGTATAATActttttatctgaaatatttgGACTGAGAAACCATTTTATTATCAGAAGAAATCAGGTTATGTTCAGAAGCTGACAATGTCTGAAGCTGGGAATTTTTGCTTTTGACTCCCATCTGTGTTTTTAGAGATTAAAGAAGCTGGGGTCCTCTGTTCCATCAGAGTACCGTATCACGCTGATAACATACCGTCTACAGCCACTTGGTGGCGCTGTATTACTGaggcaatatttacatttacatttattcatttagcagacgcttttatccaaagcgacttacataggttacaattctttacaatgttatccatttatacagctggatatttactgaggcaactgtgggttaagtaccttgcccaagggtacagcagcagtgtcccagcggggatcgaaccggcaacctttcggttacgagtcctgctccttaaccactatgctacactggaAAGCAGGGATGAATGACATAAACGTCTAACTCTTCCCACGGCATCATATTCTTGGAGTTTTCATTAGTTagtattgtatttatatttatgctaTTATTGGCTGTACATATTTTACTTATTCCTTCATGAATGCAGGGAGGGAAATTAGCCTTTACAGGTGTCTGCTGTGCTCACCTCAGCTATGAGAGGAAAATATAAGAAAGAATAATGAATTATTATAATGGGAAACTGATTTGTAATTACAGTTTGGAGGCTCCAGGATGTATTTCCCACTTTTATAGGTGAGCATCACCTCCACTTTTCAAATTAGTCTTTTACAGTCAGGTTAATTGGCCGGGATGAGAATGGTCAGCTCCAACTCTAAGGTTTTAGTTACCCTCTGCAGAAAAGTGAAAAACTCTCTCTACGTCAGATGATCGAAACTGACCTCACAAGTGGATGAGTCAGAACCTCAGAGTTGTGTGCGGTAGGATGACAAGTGT carries:
- the LOC118771980 gene encoding dnaJ homolog subfamily B member 9-like, encoding MATAQSALTFAVCILMITELILARKDYYDILGVPRDATDRQIKKAFHKLAMKYHPDRNKSPDAEAKFREIAEAYETLSDEKRRREYDQFGHASFSNEGTRGGQGQHFHQAFNFNFDDIFKDFDLFGQGQHARQKKHFESHFRPQQEAHSRHRRHFQDAFGGSIFDDVFDNMEKMFSFNGHRVRTESTFRHSAKQHCRTVTQRRGNMVTTYTDCSGP